The Atribacter laminatus genome contains the following window.
AAAGAAACCAACCTTTGCAGCGGTCGTCGCATTATTCAACAGGTGAACATATTCAACGACCTGATCCAGATCGAAGAATTCGACCGATTCCAGAGAACGAAATATTTCTTCCCAACTCCCCGTCAAATCCGGTCGATCCAGTACGTCGACAAAGGTTCTTTCAAGATTGGTTACCTTGAGTTCCACACCAGAACGTCTGTGGATTACAACACCGAACATCTCCTTTCCCTTTTCCAGAAGGAGATTCGGTATGGGAACACGGGTAAATACATGAGATTGAAAACTCAATGGAAGCGATTTACGCGCGGATAAGTAATACAACCTCGAGTAGACTGTATACGCTTTTCCATGGAATTCCAACGCCGTGTGATAAGCAATAACCGCATCTTCGCTCATTTTTGCCGCCACGAGATAAGGATCGATTGGGCTCGACACAGGATTGTTGCCCAAAGGAATGGTCGCATAAAGTCCACGGCGTATAGATACTATTCTCCCCTGATTGCGATAGTACGTTAGGAGCGACCTGCGGGTATTCCTTTTAACAGGTCCCTTGACAGACAAAAAGCGGTCTAATTCGTCCACCGTAAATACAGCATGCCGAGACAGGAATTCTCCCAATTTTATTATTGTATCCTTTTGACGTTTGTTCGACATAGTATCAAAAATTTTAGTCTTATCTCGATTGTTTGTCAAATTACATCCCTGGCAAATGTGACGAATTGGCGAGATAGTATTAAATTTTTTGCGACCTTTTCACCTATTTGTCAAATAATCCAACAAACCACTAACTAACAAAACTCAAATGGTCAGGTCTTGATTATTGAATTTTTTTATTGATTGCCTACAATGAAAAACCTTAAAAAAAGGGTGGGTAGAGGGTATGGTTAGGATTTATGAGCAGTTAGTAAATAAAGATGATAGATTTGTTGATTTTCTGGATTAAATTCGAAATCTCATCATTAATTTAATCAAATTTTATTCAAGGCAAATCTCCACTGTTTTTAATTGGTTCAAGATTTTAAATTATCATCTTATCCCTCATATGTGAGTAATATTTTGGGATAGACCCACTCGTATACTCAAAAAGGTCCACCATGAGTATCAAATAGGCCCACCTTGGTCATGGAGAGATCCACCTGACATATAATGAGGAAATACACTGTAAAGTGTAAATCTTCATTAGGAGGCTGATCAAATAAATGATCAAGTATCGAGAAATTCTTCGGCTTCACAGCCAAGGTGTGAGTCAACGTGGCATTGCTGCCAGTTGCCAGAAGAAATCAGGGGGTCAGGTCTTGATTCTTGAATTTATGAATCCAGAGGGTCAGGTCTTGATTCTTGAATTTATGAAAAATGCTGTGGTTTAGAGGAATTATGAATAAAGATAAAAGATGAGATCCTCACTGCTTCATAAAGCGAAGCCTCAGGATGACGTGTGCGGCGTCAGATGAGATCCTCAAACCCTCGAAAAGTGAGGGCTCAGGATGACGGCATTTTTTAAATTTTTGTAGAGACTTGATTTATCACACCCGTAAATGGATTTACAATGTTAAAAAATAATAATGATGAACCGGAGGAGATTGCCACGACCTCAAAAAACGAGGTCTCGCAATGACGGATTTGGTTGATGAGATCCTCGCGGCCAAAATAACAATGAGGAAGGAGTATTGGTGAAAAATGCCGAGGGGGAGAGGGGGCGAGGGGGAGATAAAGGAAAAGAAAATTAAATTCAGGAATACGGAGTGAAGACTCAATTAAGGTTCCTTTGATGAACCATTTTTTTATTCCGAAATCATCAAAAATTCTTATATGTGTTAAACATAATTTGAGCTATTTTAAATCTCTGTCTTGTTTGAAATCAACTTCTGAGAAGTAAACTTTTCTTCGTTAAGTTGTTTAACTTTAAAGAAAACCATGCATTTCCCAACAGATTTATGAGAAACGAAATTTTTGATGCTTTAAATAATATATTACAGTATGTTAGCTAAAATTTAAAATTGCACCTTTTAAGTTTTAAAATTGCACTAATTTTAATTCCGAACATTTTATCTTTTCTATTCCCACCAACTGGGATTTATACCAAAAACGAATTTCAGCAAGGTTCATTTCGTCATCTGGGACAATACGGAGCTGAACCTTTTCCCGGATCGGAACCCCGGGAACCTTGAATTCAACATTTTGAAAGGAGATCTTCCGGTAGGGATTCACCACCCGTTCCGCTCGTAAGCAGAAGATATCTTTGGTAGATTGGAAAGGAACCGGAAGAGTAAATTCTCGAAAAAGTGATTTTCCTTGCTCGAAAGCTTTTGCCATCCGGAGCGCTGGTATTTCTCCGGTAGTACTATGAACCTGATGATAATTATAGCGATTCATTTCATTATTGAGGATCTGTTGTCCCTCTTCAATGGTAGTGGCGTTTTCCCGATAACAGGTCCGAACAATGCGATCCTGCAACCACTGAAAAGGTCTTTCAATTTTGCCTTTGGCTTGGGGTGAAAGAGCATAGGCGATCTTGACCCGGCATTCATCTAAGACCTGTTTCCACTGGGGATTGATTTCATCAGTGAGACGTTGATGTTTTCTCCAGAAACTATCCCGGGTTTGAACAAAACGAAAGATCGAGTGATTGTCGACATAATAAGAATAAGGAAAGCCGTAGCGCAGCCAGACGGTTTCTAAAGCTTGGATATGGTTCCAGCTGGTCTCCCTTAAGACGAACTGGGCAAAGACAATCATCCGACTATAATCATCTAAGCTGGTGATAAGATACCACTTGTCTTCGGCACTGGGTGAAAAGCGGTGATGGGAGGAATCATGTTGGATGAGTTCTCCGATATAGTGGGTGAGGACTTCCCGGTCATGAGTTTTTTTGGGTGGTTTTTCTTGAAAAAAGCCATGTTTTTTCGCCCGGTTAATGATGGTGGGAAGAGATACTTTTTGCTGGTATTTCCGAAAGAGTTCATCTTGTATGTAACTATAGTTGTAGGTTCGAATGGGAAGGTCGGGATTCACGATCAGGACTTTTTCCAGAGCCAGTTCGTTAAAGATGTTGATTTCAATCTCGGGAGCAAGGGTTCGAGGTGGTTTTTCCCTGGGAAACACCAGAGAAAAATGTTTCGGATCAGTCTGATACCGGTTGAGGAGCTGGAAAAACCGTCTTCTTTTAATACCGAGGATATCTAAAAGATAAGAAAGCTCAAGGGTCTTATCAAGATATCGTTCCAAATAGGATTGAACCATTTCAGTGGAAAATCGCTTATGAAGTTGTTGTCCCATGGATTTCGACCTCCTTCTTCTTAAAAAGAAGTCTATACCATAGGAGGCTCTGGTGGATACTGACGCTGATGGGGATAATAGAAAGGATCATTATCCCCATCGCTTGGACAACTCTTAAAACGAGTTGCCCACAGTTTCCACCAGCCGACGACGAAATATTTATATGGTAATAATGATCTACCCATTACAATTTAGTGCACTTTTAAATTTTAATTTAGTGCACTTTTAAAACTTAAATGACATAATATATTACAGTATTGACAACTTGGTTAGTTAAGTTTATTATCTACAATATATTATAAAAGACCTGAGGAATTGTGTTATATGCATTATCTAAAACAGTCACAAAGAGACGTTAAAAAAAATAATTTAAACTTAATTCTGAATACCATTATCAAACATGAACCACTATCAAGAGCTGACATCGTTAGGATTACCAAAATCTCAAAGCCTACAGTTTCAAACCTTATTGATTATTTACTTCAAAGAGTAATTATTAATGAAATTGGAATCGGTAAATCAAAGGGAGGAAGAAAACCAATTCTTATTCGCTTTAACAATTTAAGGAAATATATTGTTGCGACCGATTTAGGAAGAGAAGATTGTACAGTTGCCATTTCTGACCTAAAAGGAAATATCCTCGAGAAAGCTTATGAAAAATTTAAAAAGGAAGATCGGCTAAACGATAAACTTAAAATCGCCAAAGATCTTATTCACTTATTGATAAATAGCTTAAAAATCGAACCAAGTCTCATTTTTAAAATTTCATGCATTGCACCAGGAGTTTATGCCGAGCGGGGGAAAGAGCTGAAATGGTCCCCAGTAAACACCCAAAACGAAGGAGCAGATATAAAGAATTATTTTGAATCTGAATATCATGTTCCTGTGATCATAAACCACTCAACCAAGCTTTCTTTACTGGGAGAAAAAGTAGCAGGAAAGGCAAAAGGATACAAAAACGTTTTATATATCGATTTTGCATATGGCTTAGGATGTTCGTTTATGATTGATAGCAATATTTATTTTGGGGTTAATAACTCGGCTGGAGAATTTGGCTATTTTTATTCAAGCCTTCAAGAATTTATGAATAATACAGTAAAGCCGTATGAATTTGGCTGTTTGGAAAAAAGAATTTCAGGATATGCATTACAAAATAAAGGTCTTGAAAAAGTTAAAGAAAATCCTCAATCAAGAATCCTCCAATTAGCACAAGGTGATCAGGACAAAATCACCGGCCGAACCGTTTTTCAAGCAGCAATGGAAGGCGATCAGGAAGCAACCCAAATTTTAAAAAGCTCTTTCGATTATTTTAATATGGCTTTAGCGAATATAATTAATTTACTTACACCAGAAATAGTTATTTTTGGTGGAGGGTTTTCTAATGCTGGTGATTACCTACTCGACCTTATCAACGATGGGATAAAAGATAAGGTTTTATATATGCCAAAGTTTGAAATTTCTGAACTTAAGAAAGATGCAAGTATTGTAGGTGCTATACATTATTTATTAAATAATACTGATCTTTTAGAAGAGATTTGAAAAAAGGAGTCTAATAAATGAACCCTTTATCTGCATTCATTTCCCTGGATGATCCCCAAAAAGAAGCTCTGGGTATTCAATATACCCCCCAGGAGATCCATGACCAAGTGGATCTATGGGCTTCCAGTGTTGAAAGAGTCTTCAAATACCGAGAAAGGTTAACTGAGCTTTTTAACTCGGTATCAGAAAAGAAGAAGAATCTTATCTATTTAGCCGGTGCCGGCACTTCGGAATTTGTCGGATATTGTTTGCAAGGGTTATTTCGTCAGAACTTTCCAATTCCGGTTCAAGTGGTTTCAACCGGGAAGATGGTCACTCATCCTGAGGAGTACTTTGCCCATATCAATCCGCTGATGATCTCCTTTGCCCGATCAGGAGACAGTCCGGAAAGTTGTGGCGCCTATGAGATTGCCAATCAATTCTCCGATTCCATACGTCATCTGGTGATTACCTGTAATAAAGAGGGTGGCTTAGCCCGAAGAGCACGGCACGATCCCAACAGTCTGGTCATCGATCTTGATGAGAAGACCAATGACCGGGGATTAGCCATGACGGCCTCGTTTAGCAATATGGTGATTGCCGGTCAAGCCTGTTCCCAGATTCATTCCCCTGAAGAGTACACCCAAAAGCTTCCCCAACTGGTGGCGGCTGGAAGAAAAGTGCTGACCATGGCCTCAGAAGTGGTCAAGAAAACCGCTGAAAGTGATTTCCAAAGAGCAGTCTTTTTGGGAAGTGGCAGTCACTATGGAACAGCTATTGAATCCCACCTCAAACTCCAGGAGCTCACCAGCGGACAGATCATGTGTGGGTACAACACCTTCCTTGATGTGCGCCACGGACCAAAAGCGGTCATCAATAAGCAAACTTTGGTCGTCGCTTTTCTTGCTTCTGATCCCTATGTTCGCCGCTATGAACTGGAACTCTTGAAGGAAATCCGACAGCAGGAGTTGGGAAAAACAACCATTCTCATCGGAGAGGGACTGGATGATGAAATCAGTCGATATGGAGATGAGGTGATTGATATCAAGAGTGATTCCCAACCAGCTCTTCCCGACTCTCTTACCCCACCAGTCTATGTCATGATTGGGCAATTGTTGGGTCTTTTCAAATCCCTTCACCTCGGCTTCAAACCCGATTCACCAAGTAAGACTGGAGTTATTCATCGAGTGGTTCAAGGAGTGAAGGTGTACGACCCAAAAGTATTTAAAGAAAAAGGGATATTTCAAGAAATCAGAGGATGAGCATTCAATTATTAATAAGCTGGAAAAATTAATTAAATTGAGCCCTGATAAATTATTTAAAATATTAATAAAAAAGATAACGAAATTTATTTAAAACAATTAGATTTTTTCATATGAGAAATACGTTGACACAAGTTTATACTAAGTTAGATAATATATCTAACTTACAAAGTTCTTTTCTTATTAACAAAATTTCAAAAATTGATTAAGGGAGTAGTAAATTATGGACGATATCTCATTAAACTTGAGAAAAAATATTTCTGCGTTGAGAATGGCTGATGATGTTAAGAAATTAGTATCATTTGGACCACGGCATGCAGGAACCGAAAATGAATTTAAAGCTGCAGAATATGTTAAGAAAGAATTTGATAAAATTGGAATTAAGGTTTCTGTTGACAAAGTAGACGGCATCATTTCTTGGAAACAAAAAGATTGTAGAGTAAAAGTTATTAAGCCAATTGAACAAGATTTAACTTCAATTTCTTTACTTGGTTCAGGTTCAACTCCCCCAGAAGGTTTAATCGCCGAATTATTATATGTAGGCAAGGGCACAAAAGAAGATTATGAAAAAGCAGAAATAAAAAATAAAATTATCATGAGAGATCCACCTCGTGCATTAATGTTAGATAATGCCTCTGATGAAGTTGCACCTCAAGGTCCTACTAAAATGCTTTTAGAAAAAGGAGCAGTAGGATTTTTAGAACACTCTCGGATTCCAGGTAAAATTCTACAAATGCCACTTCTTTCAGGACCTGAAGGACTCACTGTACCTGCTGTCGCTATAACTTATGAAGACGGTCAATTTCTAAAAGAATTATTAAGAGAATGGTATGCGATTCCATCTGGTTTTAAAAGAAGAGAGGAGAAATTACCAATTATCCTCAAGCTTGATGTTAAAACTGAAGCTAGTCCAAGCTTTGGTCTTAATGTTATAGGAAAAATAGAGGGAAAAGAAAATAAAGATGAAGTCATTTGTTTGATTGCGCATCATGATAATGCAAATGGACCTGGAGCTTGTGATAACGCAACAGCTGTTGCAGTAAATCTTGAATGTGCTCGAATTTTATCCAGAATGCCTACACCCAAGAGGTCAATTGAATTTCTGTCATTTACTGGGGAAGAATATGGAGAAATAGGTTCTTTTGCATATGTGGACAAATACGTTAAGAAAGACCCATCTAAATATAAAGGTTGTATAAATCTCGACATAATTGGGAATGGTGACCATTTATATTACATTGAGGAATCAATATGCATGGGAAAGTTAGTAAATAACGATAGCAATCTCAATAAGGAAATTGTTAATGTTTGCAATAATCTTGGCTATCATATTGAAGGAACTCCTCTTGAATATGCTGGAGATGATGGACCGTTTATTTTAGCCGGGGTTCCAACTGCATATCTAGCAAAATTAATCTCTGCAAGTTGGCCATATTTGCATACTTATATTGATGATTTTGAAGTTGTTGATATTAATGGCCTTACTGTAATTGCTGAAATTGTATCGAATTTTATTTACAAATTGGCAATACAATAAAAGTATACATCAAAAGGAGAAAAGCTTTTGGATAGCATTATTGGGATGCAAATTCATTTTATCCAAGAATTGTTTGACGAGGGAATAGAAAAGGCGCTCCTCTTTTTAAGGAATGAGGGAAAAATAAATTCAATATTTGTAGCATCTCAACATGACTATTTAGATTCCTCGGGTTTTGATTCACTTTATCACAATAAAAAAAGAAATAAGCATGTTGTTAACGGTTATTTTTTTGACCATCAGCTTGATAAATATGACTCAACACCAATTAAACCCATGAAAGATGTTGATTTGTTTTTATCCTCAAAAGACCCTTTTGGTGATATTCAATATTATGCCAAAAAACTAGGATTTAAATTTTACGCAATGATTCTCAATCGTTGGCCTCAATCAGATTTGTTCCCTGATTGTCATATGAAATCAATCAATGGCAAAATTATTCCAAAGGTTCTATGTGCAAATAACCCAAAAGTGATGAATCTTTATAAATCAATTATAAAAGATCTCGCAACGAAATATGATTTAGATGGTATTTTTTTGGCACTTCTTGATCATTATGTACAATTTGGTTTTATCCATTTAACTGACGAACTGGCTTATTCTCTTGGTATAAAACGATTTAACAGTCCGGAGGTCGGATTGGCTTGCTTTTGTGATTATTGTACTAAAAAAGCAACTTCCGAAGGAATTGATATTGAAAAAATAAAAAAAGGGTTATATCGAGGAATTGAAATGGGTATTATTCCTCATCACGTTGAGAATATTACTTCTCCAGATGAAGTTTTTAATTTTTTAGATAAGGTTCCAGAGTTTTTACAATGGATGCACTTCAGATCAAAATCTTTTACTGAGATTCATAAAGAACTCTATAAGTATATAAAGAAATTAAACCCTTCCATACAAGTTGCACTGAATACCTACGGACCGGCAGATTCGTGGAAATACGCTGCAAATTTTAATGATTTGGTAAGTCAATGTGATTGGGTAAAACCTATGTTTTATTCAGGAACCTATCCTGGATTACCTAAAACTCCTGAACAAGTGAAAGTTGAAATGAGCAAAGCAGTTAAATATGCTAAAGATAAACCGGTGGTAGCAGGCATTAATGGGATCGGTAGCGCTAGTAATTTAGAGAATATTAGGAAGAGCTTTAGCTCCGCTCTATCAGCAGGATCAAAAGGACTCATTTTGTCGTGGGATTATGCCTTAATACCCCTTGAGCACATAACCTATTTTGGAAAATTATGTGAGGAGGTTTTTTATGAAAAAGGTAAATTGGGAAGAATGTGAACCTTACTTAGTTCATGGAGAGGCAATAGAAAGGTCTTTAGTTGGACTTGAAGGTTTTCAAAAATATAGTCCAGTATCACCAAAATTAACAGTGTCAAAGAAAATTTTATTTTTTAATTATGCTATTCTAAATCCCGGAAAGAGACTTGAGAAACACTTTGGTAATCAAGAAGAAATTTATTATATTATCAAAGGGAATGGAATATTTTATTGTGACCAAGAAAAAGCATCTGTAAAAAGCGGAGACGCAGTGTATGTCCCAACTGGGTTAGAACATGGTTTGGATAATAATGGAAACGATGATATTGGATATTTGGTTTTAGGCACAAAGCCAGATAATTTTAATGAATAATTTAAAAAAAAATTTATCTCACCATTTATTTTGGTGAAATAAAGGGAGGATGAAAAAATGAGTAAGAAAATATTTTTAATATTTTTCTTAACAGTAGTAGTAATAGCTTTTTTGTCTTTTCATATTTTTGCAGCTGATCAATTAAAAGAAATACGATTTTTATGTCAAGCATCACCAGCTGGAGAAAAATATGCAGAAGTCTTTTCAGGTTTCGAAAAATATGGTTTTAAAGTAATAGTAGAACAGGTACCTTGGGTTAATTACTTAGAAAAAGCACAATTAGCTGTTCAATCAAAAGTATCACCGTATGACGTTATTAATGCTAACGTTGAGTGGGTTCTTCCGTCTTATGTCATGTCCGATGCTGTTATGCCCTTGAATGAGTTTGTTGAAAAAGATCCAATTGATTATAATGATTTTTTATCAATAACACTCGACAATGTTTTTTGGCCAAAAGATAGTAAATATAAACCAACAGGGACCTATAGAGATTGGCAAAATGGTCTTCTCTATGGAATACCATCACTATCAGATACTACACCTTTATCTTACCGCAGAGACTGGTTTGAAGAAGCAGGTATAGCGGGAACTCCAAAAAACTGGGAAGAATTTCTTGATGTATGTCAAAAAATGACTAAAGATATTGATGGTGATGGAACACCAGATAGGTATGGATATGCTTTTGCATCTATACCAGAAGGTGGGCAATTAACTGATTATTGGATGTTATTTGTTTATAGTTGGGGTGCGGATTTACTTGATGAAAATTTTCAGCCAGCTTTCAATAATCAAAACGGAATTGAAGCAACCCAATTTATGGCTGACCTTTTACATAAACATAAAGTCGTTCCACCAGGTGTCTTAACCTATGGAATTCCCCAGGCTTTTGATGCCTTCAAGAAAGGTATTACCGCCATGACTTCACAATGGGGATATGCTTTGGCATCAGTTGAAGATCCAAATGAATCCGCAGCAGCTGGTAATACTGCTTATGGTGTTCCACCTTCTAAAGACCGCTTGGGTGCACGTTTCGCACAATGGGCTTACACAATACCTACCAATGCCAGAGATCCACAAGCATCCTGGGAGTTTATCAAAATTGCAAGTAGCGTTGAATCTCAAATAGCATTATTACCCGATGTGGCACCTTCGCGACAGCTCGCTGCTGAAAAAGCTATTAGTGAGTTCCCAAATCTTTATTTATCGGCTCAAATGAAAACAATAAGTTATCCTGAAATTTCAATCAAACCTCAAATTCCAAATATTTTAGAACTAGATGCAGCTGTTTCTTACATCGTTTTTGAAGCAATAGCTGGACAAAAAAGCGTTCAAGATGCTTTGAAGGAAGCAGAATTAAATGCAATTGAAGTTTTGAAAAAAGGTAATCTACTGAAATAGCTTTTTTGATACAGGGAGAAACTAACATTATTCAGGTATATTAAAATAATAAGCTAGTTTCTCCCAGAAATTCATTCATACAATAGGAGTATGTGGATGTCGCATGCAATGTTAAAAAATAAAAATTTATTAAGCAGAATCCCACTTTATTTTTGGTTTCTTATTCCTGCTTTTTTAATTATTTTATTTTTTCTTGTTTATCCTATGGTGTACCAAATATATTTGAGTTTTTTTTCAACCACTTTTTATTCAAAAGGCTCTTTTGTTGGATTAAATAACTATATCCAGGTACTTAAAGATAAAATAACTCATGATTCATTCAAAGTGACAGTATCATTTGTTGCTTTATCTACACTATTTGAAATTGCTTGGGGTTTAGTTCTTGCAATAGTATTTAATACAATTACTAAAGGGAAAAAATTTTTAAGAGGAATATTAATAGTCCCCTTAATGCTCACACCTGTTGCTGTTGGTAGTATGTGGAATCTTATGTTTTTCCCTGAGGGTGGTGTAATTAATACTGTTTTTAAAGCATTTTCTATCTCGCAACAAACATGGCTTTCTTCTCCTATTTCAGCTCTATTTTCTCTTGTTCTTGTAGAAATATGGCAATATACTCCTTTCACTACTTTAGTGCTATTAGCAGGCCTACAAAGTATTCCAAGAGAACTCTACGAAGCATCAAATATTGACGGAGCTTCGAAATTTCAAAGTTTCCGCTTTATTACTATTCCACTGCTAAAAAGTTTAATTTTTTTAGCTATTTTATTTAATATCATGAGACAGTTTAAAGCATTTGATATCGTATATACTGTTACTAAAGGTGGACCAGGAAGAGCGACAAGTGTAATTTCGTTTTATATTTATCAGAGAGCTTTTCGTTTTTATAACATAAGTGAAGCAGCAGCTTTATCATTTATTGTTCTCATTATTGTCTTAATTATTAGCAATGTTTTTCTCAAAATATTTCAATCAACTACAGAATAAGGTTGGCTATAATTATGTCAGTACCTTCAATGATTAAACAAAAAAATAAAGCATTAATAATATCCTACATAATAGCAATAGTAAGTATAGCTTTTTTTCTCTATCCAATATTTCAGTTCCTATTAACCTCTGTAAAGCCCACTAAGGATTTATTGTGGTCAATTTGGCCAGAAAATTTTACTCACGTTAATTATCAAGAAGTTTTAAAATCATCAAGCTTCAGGGAAGCTATTCTTAATAGTATTATTATCTCATCTTTTGCAACGTTAATGGTTGTTATTATTGGAGTACTAGCATCCTATGCTTTATCGAGTTTTAAATTTAAAAAAAGAGAAAATATTGCTTTTTTCATACTTAGTTTATATATCCTTCCCCCAATCGTGACCCTTATACCAGTTTGGCACATTGCAAGAGGGTTAGGTGTTCTTGATCAAAAGTGGTTTCTCTCTCTTGTTTACACTTTTTTTAATTTACCCTTTACAGTATGGCTTTTAAGGAATTTTATTATTTCTATTCCAAAAGAAATTGAAGAAGCTGCTTTAGTAGATGGTTGTACAAAGTTAAACTCTTTGTATAAGGTTATTCTTCCATTAATTAGTCCTGGAATTGCTGTTGCTGCAATTTTTGCTTTTATTTTTAGTTGGAACGAATTCCCCTTTGCCGTTGTGCTAACTGAAACCTTATCACGTACAATGCCTGTAGAGATAATTTCACAAGTAAGTTATTTTATTGAATGGGGTAAACTTTCATCGATGACCATCATATCAATAATTCCTGTTCTGGTTTTAAGTTTGTTTCTACAACGCTATATTGTAATGGGGTTAACCTTAGGAGCGGTAAAAGAATAATAAATAAAAAAGTAGGTTAAAGCATGAGTAGCTCGCTTATTGAAAAACTTAGTTTTAATAGGACAATTTATTTTAGTAAACTTTCTCAAATTCCTTTTATAGGGACTAAGGAAAATACTTTCTATCAAGAATCTGCTACAACTGCTGACATTCTAGAATACAAAAATGAAACGATTTTGTTTTTTGGTGGTGTTAAAAATAACCATGAAAGCATTGGGTTAGCTAGGATATCGCAAGTGAATAATGATATAAAAGTGTTTGATATTAAGAATACGCCAGTAGTTGAGCCAAGTAATAAGAATAGTTTTGACAATAATCATGTTACCGATCCAGCAGCGGTTTATACAAATGGTAAAATTTATCTTTATTATAGTGGAATAGGCGCATATGATGATGCAATTGGCTTATCAGTTTCAGTAGATGGAAAACATTTTGAAAAGGTTAACGAGAATCCGATCATTAAGGGTCGTTCACCCGAGGTGGTTTTTCACAAGGGTATATTTTATTTATTCTATGTATTACCG
Protein-coding sequences here:
- a CDS encoding beta-galactosidase, which gives rise to MKDVDLFLSSKDPFGDIQYYAKKLGFKFYAMILNRWPQSDLFPDCHMKSINGKIIPKVLCANNPKVMNLYKSIIKDLATKYDLDGIFLALLDHYVQFGFIHLTDELAYSLGIKRFNSPEVGLACFCDYCTKKATSEGIDIEKIKKGLYRGIEMGIIPHHVENITSPDEVFNFLDKVPEFLQWMHFRSKSFTEIHKELYKYIKKLNPSIQVALNTYGPADSWKYAANFNDLVSQCDWVKPMFYSGTYPGLPKTPEQVKVEMSKAVKYAKDKPVVAGINGIGSASNLENIRKSFSSALSAGSKGLILSWDYALIPLEHITYFGKLCEEVFYEKGKLGRM
- a CDS encoding M20/M25/M40 family metallo-hydrolase, with amino-acid sequence MDDISLNLRKNISALRMADDVKKLVSFGPRHAGTENEFKAAEYVKKEFDKIGIKVSVDKVDGIISWKQKDCRVKVIKPIEQDLTSISLLGSGSTPPEGLIAELLYVGKGTKEDYEKAEIKNKIIMRDPPRALMLDNASDEVAPQGPTKMLLEKGAVGFLEHSRIPGKILQMPLLSGPEGLTVPAVAITYEDGQFLKELLREWYAIPSGFKRREEKLPIILKLDVKTEASPSFGLNVIGKIEGKENKDEVICLIAHHDNANGPGACDNATAVAVNLECARILSRMPTPKRSIEFLSFTGEEYGEIGSFAYVDKYVKKDPSKYKGCINLDIIGNGDHLYYIEESICMGKLVNNDSNLNKEIVNVCNNLGYHIEGTPLEYAGDDGPFILAGVPTAYLAKLISASWPYLHTYIDDFEVVDINGLTVIAEIVSNFIYKLAIQ
- a CDS encoding ROK family transcriptional regulator; this translates as MHYLKQSQRDVKKNNLNLILNTIIKHEPLSRADIVRITKISKPTVSNLIDYLLQRVIINEIGIGKSKGGRKPILIRFNNLRKYIVATDLGREDCTVAISDLKGNILEKAYEKFKKEDRLNDKLKIAKDLIHLLINSLKIEPSLIFKISCIAPGVYAERGKELKWSPVNTQNEGADIKNYFESEYHVPVIINHSTKLSLLGEKVAGKAKGYKNVLYIDFAYGLGCSFMIDSNIYFGVNNSAGEFGYFYSSLQEFMNNTVKPYEFGCLEKRISGYALQNKGLEKVKENPQSRILQLAQGDQDKITGRTVFQAAMEGDQEATQILKSSFDYFNMALANIINLLTPEIVIFGGGFSNAGDYLLDLINDGIKDKVLYMPKFEISELKKDASIVGAIHYLLNNTDLLEEI
- a CDS encoding cupin domain-containing protein — its product is MKKVNWEECEPYLVHGEAIERSLVGLEGFQKYSPVSPKLTVSKKILFFNYAILNPGKRLEKHFGNQEEIYYIIKGNGIFYCDQEKASVKSGDAVYVPTGLEHGLDNNGNDDIGYLVLGTKPDNFNE
- a CDS encoding ABC transporter substrate-binding protein, which codes for MSKKIFLIFFLTVVVIAFLSFHIFAADQLKEIRFLCQASPAGEKYAEVFSGFEKYGFKVIVEQVPWVNYLEKAQLAVQSKVSPYDVINANVEWVLPSYVMSDAVMPLNEFVEKDPIDYNDFLSITLDNVFWPKDSKYKPTGTYRDWQNGLLYGIPSLSDTTPLSYRRDWFEEAGIAGTPKNWEEFLDVCQKMTKDIDGDGTPDRYGYAFASIPEGGQLTDYWMLFVYSWGADLLDENFQPAFNNQNGIEATQFMADLLHKHKVVPPGVLTYGIPQAFDAFKKGITAMTSQWGYALASVEDPNESAAAGNTAYGVPPSKDRLGARFAQWAYTIPTNARDPQASWEFIKIASSVESQIALLPDVAPSRQLAAEKAISEFPNLYLSAQMKTISYPEISIKPQIPNILELDAAVSYIVFEAIAGQKSVQDALKEAELNAIEVLKKGNLLK
- a CDS encoding type IV toxin-antitoxin system AbiEi family antitoxin domain-containing protein — encoded protein: MTNNRDKTKIFDTMSNKRQKDTIIKLGEFLSRHAVFTVDELDRFLSVKGPVKRNTRRSLLTYYRNQGRIVSIRRGLYATIPLGNNPVSSPIDPYLVAAKMSEDAVIAYHTALEFHGKAYTVYSRLYYLSARKSLPLSFQSHVFTRVPIPNLLLEKGKEMFGVVIHRRSGVELKVTNLERTFVDVLDRPDLTGSWEEIFRSLESVEFFDLDQVVEYVHLLNNATTAAKVGFFLNQHKETLMVDDVHLNLLRNLRPRQPHYLDRSQRKECRLIKEWNLMIPVEIINRSWGEVL
- a CDS encoding SIS domain-containing protein translates to MNPLSAFISLDDPQKEALGIQYTPQEIHDQVDLWASSVERVFKYRERLTELFNSVSEKKKNLIYLAGAGTSEFVGYCLQGLFRQNFPIPVQVVSTGKMVTHPEEYFAHINPLMISFARSGDSPESCGAYEIANQFSDSIRHLVITCNKEGGLARRARHDPNSLVIDLDEKTNDRGLAMTASFSNMVIAGQACSQIHSPEEYTQKLPQLVAAGRKVLTMASEVVKKTAESDFQRAVFLGSGSHYGTAIESHLKLQELTSGQIMCGYNTFLDVRHGPKAVINKQTLVVAFLASDPYVRRYELELLKEIRQQELGKTTILIGEGLDDEISRYGDEVIDIKSDSQPALPDSLTPPVYVMIGQLLGLFKSLHLGFKPDSPSKTGVIHRVVQGVKVYDPKVFKEKGIFQEIRG